In a single window of the Caproicibacterium sp. BJN0003 genome:
- a CDS encoding 2-hydroxyacyl-CoA dehydratase subunit D, with protein sequence MADLKSNIAFLQEACKNPRARLDYYLKQGKKVVGCFPVYTPEELIHASGMIPIGLWGGQTQLKLAKSYLPPFACPIMQSNMELGLSGAYQGLSAVIIPVLCDTFRCMTQNWRFGVPSIPMIPIVYPQNRKSPASVEYLISEYENVLTMLMTITGKMMNEKALAETIAIYNEHNAVMREFAKVANDHLDIVTPKVRHAVMKSAFFYEKSEHTAIVREIVEELKRLPVYQFTGKKVILTGITCEPDELLDIFTENHIAVVGDDLAQEMRQYRTDTPEKGGGGLKRLALQWNGRHGCSLIYEDNKPRGKMLVNLCKENGAGGVVTCMMKFCDPEEYDQPYFEADLREAGYPYLTIEIDQQNTSYEQIRTRIQTFSEMI encoded by the coding sequence ATGGCTGATTTAAAGAGCAATATTGCTTTCTTGCAGGAGGCTTGTAAAAATCCCCGCGCACGCCTTGATTATTATCTGAAACAGGGGAAAAAGGTCGTTGGTTGTTTCCCAGTTTATACACCAGAAGAACTGATTCATGCTTCCGGCATGATTCCGATAGGACTTTGGGGCGGCCAGACACAATTAAAGCTGGCAAAGAGCTATTTGCCGCCGTTTGCTTGCCCGATTATGCAGTCCAATATGGAGTTGGGACTTTCCGGCGCCTATCAGGGACTTTCTGCAGTGATTATCCCGGTTTTGTGTGATACTTTTCGCTGCATGACGCAGAACTGGCGTTTCGGAGTTCCTTCTATTCCAATGATCCCGATTGTTTATCCTCAGAATCGGAAATCACCGGCCAGTGTTGAGTATTTGATCAGCGAGTATGAAAACGTATTGACGATGCTTATGACCATCACCGGAAAAATGATGAACGAAAAAGCGCTTGCAGAGACGATCGCAATTTATAATGAGCATAATGCTGTGATGCGTGAATTTGCAAAGGTTGCAAATGACCATTTGGATATTGTGACACCGAAAGTGCGCCATGCAGTGATGAAGAGTGCCTTCTTCTATGAGAAGAGCGAGCATACTGCGATTGTCCGTGAGATTGTAGAAGAACTTAAAAGACTGCCTGTTTATCAGTTTACCGGAAAAAAAGTGATCCTTACGGGAATTACCTGCGAACCGGATGAACTGCTTGACATCTTTACGGAAAATCACATCGCAGTTGTCGGCGATGATCTTGCACAGGAAATGCGGCAGTACCGTACGGATACACCGGAAAAAGGCGGCGGTGGATTAAAACGCCTGGCTTTGCAGTGGAATGGCCGTCACGGATGCAGTCTGATTTATGAAGACAACAAACCGCGCGGCAAAATGCTGGTAAATCTTTGCAAGGAAAATGGGGCAGGGGGAGTCGTCACTTGTATGATGAAGTTTTGCGATCCTGAGGAATATGATCAGCCGTATTTTGAAGCCGACTTGAGGGAAGCAGGGTATCCTTATCTGACAATCGAAATTGATCAGCAAAATACCAGCTATGAGCAGATTCGCACTAGAATTCAGACATTTAGTGAAATGATCTGA
- a CDS encoding 2-hydroxyacyl-CoA dehydratase subunit D, which produces MIENGTTQVNAAAAPAQKPKRPKPKSMQMLNEQTTALFENARLAKERGEKVGWSASIFPQEIAETLGLNVLYPENHSAGIAARHQADPFLQECEGPLGYSNDLCAYAKVNLAYASVLNHESEVELPDGGKMVKPDFLLLTNNICNQLTKWYENLAYQMNIPIFFIDTCYNPYDYVTETRVRYVRAQIDQLIKDLCAFTGKTWDDERFKEVMKISQRNSYLWERANNLMDRKPAPLSGFELFNYMSAMVCNRGKTSSTAVLEQLNKEIEEHIKEGNSTYPVKEEYRISWDGIACWPYLRHNLHTLKQYGINMVASSYGKAWAIEYEDLDGMARAYCFASTNGDNATTMIARRMEALKKFDCEGTIYHVNRSCKVMDCQMMEVQRQISAQAGIPFTSFDGDQADYRNYSEAQFETRIQGLVEVMKQNKEAKVNG; this is translated from the coding sequence ATGATTGAAAATGGAACGACTCAGGTGAATGCAGCGGCAGCTCCCGCCCAAAAGCCCAAACGTCCAAAACCAAAATCAATGCAGATGCTGAATGAGCAGACAACGGCGTTATTTGAAAACGCTAGACTTGCAAAAGAGCGCGGGGAAAAGGTTGGATGGTCTGCTTCTATTTTTCCACAGGAAATTGCAGAAACACTGGGATTAAATGTTCTTTATCCAGAAAATCATTCGGCAGGAATTGCTGCCCGTCATCAGGCGGACCCGTTTTTGCAGGAATGTGAAGGCCCTTTGGGGTATTCCAATGACCTTTGTGCCTATGCAAAAGTAAATCTCGCTTATGCTTCTGTCCTTAATCATGAGAGCGAAGTGGAACTTCCGGATGGTGGAAAAATGGTAAAACCGGATTTTCTGCTTTTGACAAATAATATCTGCAATCAGCTGACAAAGTGGTATGAAAATCTTGCTTATCAGATGAACATTCCGATTTTCTTTATTGATACTTGTTATAATCCCTATGATTATGTAACCGAGACCCGTGTGCGCTATGTGCGTGCGCAGATTGATCAGCTGATTAAGGATCTTTGTGCCTTTACCGGAAAGACATGGGATGATGAGCGCTTTAAAGAGGTCATGAAGATTTCTCAGAGAAACAGTTATCTTTGGGAGCGTGCAAACAATCTCATGGATCGTAAGCCGGCACCGCTGAGCGGCTTTGAGCTTTTCAACTACATGTCCGCAATGGTTTGTAACCGTGGTAAGACCTCTTCTACAGCGGTTCTGGAACAGCTCAATAAGGAAATTGAAGAACATATTAAGGAAGGAAACTCTACTTATCCTGTGAAGGAAGAATATCGTATTTCTTGGGATGGAATTGCCTGCTGGCCTTATTTGCGTCACAACCTGCATACGCTCAAGCAGTACGGAATCAATATGGTGGCTTCTAGTTACGGAAAAGCATGGGCGATCGAATACGAAGACCTTGACGGGATGGCTCGTGCCTACTGCTTTGCTTCAACGAACGGCGATAATGCGACGACTATGATTGCCCGCCGGATGGAAGCACTCAAGAAATTTGACTGCGAAGGCACTATTTATCATGTGAACCGTAGCTGCAAGGTTATGGATTGTCAGATGATGGAGGTTCAGCGCCAAATTTCCGCACAGGCGGGAATCCCATTCACTTCTTTTGACGGAGATCAGGCAGACTATCGAAATTATAGTGAAGCCCAATTCGAAACGCGTATTCAAGGGCTTGTGGAAGTTATGAAACAAAATAAGGAGGCAAAAGTGAATGGCTGA
- a CDS encoding CaiB/BaiF CoA transferase family protein encodes MRPLEGVKVIELSTMLAGPMTSRILAEWGADVIKVESPNGDTWRKQAGTSLSPCTEVANPHFDEQNINKRFVCLNMRTKEGMKAFHKLLSTADVFLTNYRVQALKGMGLTHEQLKDQYPGLIHASVLGYGSEGPEKDRPGYDYTAFCSRSGFLGDLAPAGGPPLMTVAGVGDHSVAVALAAGISAALYKKSKTGAGEKVDVSLLQAGIFMLTTGLLNAFNGRVFPRDHYDCSHATSNAYKCADGEWIYLAVIDYRRFPELCEVIERPELAKDPRFSTIAEFYTKESRKDLTTIFDETFKKHPVEYWHKLLDEHDLPHEPVRHMKDVPYDPQVVANHYTYFHEYSDGVKTVFTNGPVHFSSIDPANIPCKTSGKIGCDTDEVLKENGYTEEEVKKMQEAGEVI; translated from the coding sequence ATGAGACCATTGGAAGGCGTAAAAGTGATAGAACTTTCCACGATGCTGGCAGGCCCGATGACAAGCCGAATTTTGGCCGAATGGGGTGCAGATGTTATTAAAGTGGAATCTCCGAATGGTGATACATGGAGAAAACAGGCAGGCACTTCCCTTTCTCCTTGCACAGAAGTAGCAAATCCCCATTTTGATGAGCAGAACATCAATAAACGTTTTGTATGCCTCAATATGCGTACAAAAGAAGGAATGAAGGCATTTCATAAACTTTTATCAACAGCAGATGTGTTTTTGACAAATTATCGTGTGCAGGCATTAAAGGGAATGGGGCTGACCCATGAGCAGCTAAAAGATCAGTATCCGGGATTGATCCATGCTTCCGTTCTTGGATATGGTTCAGAAGGTCCGGAAAAAGACCGTCCTGGTTATGACTATACTGCATTTTGTTCCCGCAGCGGATTTTTAGGAGATTTAGCACCTGCCGGAGGTCCCCCTCTGATGACGGTTGCCGGAGTTGGCGATCATAGTGTGGCAGTGGCACTTGCTGCTGGAATTTCCGCAGCTCTTTACAAAAAATCCAAGACCGGAGCGGGCGAAAAAGTGGATGTCTCTTTGCTGCAGGCGGGCATTTTCATGTTGACTACAGGACTGCTGAATGCATTTAACGGAAGGGTATTCCCACGAGATCATTATGACTGCAGTCATGCGACCAGCAATGCCTACAAGTGTGCAGACGGGGAATGGATTTATCTTGCAGTCATAGATTATCGTCGTTTTCCCGAACTTTGTGAAGTAATTGAAAGACCGGAACTTGCAAAGGATCCGCGCTTTTCTACCATTGCCGAATTTTACACAAAAGAGAGCAGAAAAGATCTCACAACGATTTTTGATGAGACGTTTAAAAAACATCCGGTAGAATATTGGCATAAGCTTTTAGACGAACATGATTTGCCCCATGAGCCTGTCCGTCATATGAAAGACGTGCCTTATGATCCGCAGGTGGTCGCAAATCATTATACTTATTTTCATGAGTATTCGGACGGTGTAAAGACCGTATTTACAAATGGTCCGGTACATTTTAGTTCTATCGATCCGGCTAATATTCCTTGCAAAACTTCTGGAAAGATCGGCTGTGATACGGATGAAGTCTTAAAAGAAAATGGGTACACAGAAGAAGAAGTTAAAAAAATGCAGGAAGCTGGAGAAGTAATTTAA
- a CDS encoding enoyl-CoA hydratase/isomerase family protein: MKFENILYENREGILYLTLNRPEMRNALTPAMWNDIRTAVQCAREDDEVKVVIVSGAGDKALASGADIKEIHDRAYLKMLQGTSSIALKDLEDLYKPVICAVNGYALGGGCELAMACDLRIATKRSKFGQPEVNLSIIPGAGGTQRLTRLIGIGRAKELIFTGRIIGAEEAHSIGLVNEVTEDDRESLMVAAEKMAKKIMAKGPVAITMGKIAINMGSETDINTGLMIERLAQTVAFSTEDRKEGTAAFLEKRSPNFKGC; this comes from the coding sequence ATGAAGTTCGAAAACATTCTTTATGAAAATCGTGAGGGAATTCTGTATCTTACTTTGAATCGTCCAGAGATGAGGAACGCACTGACACCGGCTATGTGGAATGATATCCGCACAGCAGTGCAGTGTGCGCGGGAAGATGATGAGGTAAAGGTTGTTATTGTCAGCGGTGCCGGAGACAAAGCACTTGCAAGCGGCGCAGATATTAAAGAAATCCATGACCGCGCTTATTTGAAGATGCTGCAGGGAACTTCTTCTATCGCATTAAAGGATTTGGAAGATCTTTATAAACCTGTCATTTGCGCAGTCAATGGCTATGCTTTGGGCGGTGGCTGTGAGCTTGCAATGGCATGTGATTTGAGAATTGCAACAAAACGTTCAAAATTTGGTCAGCCGGAAGTGAATCTGAGTATTATCCCGGGAGCGGGCGGTACACAGCGTTTAACGCGTCTTATCGGTATCGGAAGAGCAAAGGAATTGATCTTTACCGGACGAATTATTGGCGCAGAGGAAGCACATTCGATTGGACTCGTCAATGAGGTAACGGAAGATGATCGCGAGTCTTTGATGGTGGCGGCCGAAAAAATGGCAAAAAAGATCATGGCAAAAGGCCCTGTTGCAATTACAATGGGAAAAATCGCAATCAATATGGGAAGCGAAACCGATATCAATACCGGACTGATGATTGAACGTCTGGCACAAACGGTAGCATTTAGTACCGAAGACCGCAAAGAAGGAACAGCAGCATTCCTTGAAAAACGTTCCCCGAATTTTAAAGGCTGCTGA
- a CDS encoding CaiB/BaiF CoA transferase family protein has protein sequence MNLEGIRVVELTHWVAGPVAGQILGEWGADVIHVERAGVGDVTRTNGPFYKGESLYYRVFNRDKRSVTLDITKPEGLETILKMIEKSDVFLTNYRVAFLEKCGLTYEKIKERNPKIIACYISGFGLYGRYKDKKALDMVMQSMSGLMDCTGDPDGHPQKIGTIIGDYIGGYQAALGISIALLGRERTGKGQLVDIAITDALICGLEWRIPEYRLTGKTTERTGNRRPTVAPCNLYKTKDSYIYIAAASQKMFEKLSELIGDERLHSPEFANNTLRVQNVEKLDAIVSEWLKDKTRAEALDMVEKAGVPNGPLLSPADLANDDYVDEKGVVFEIDDPVLGKIPTMGTPIKMGSGYRTNHIAPPTLGQHNHEVYEEYLGWDAAKVDEMKKAGII, from the coding sequence ATGAATCTTGAAGGAATTCGTGTGGTCGAACTGACCCATTGGGTGGCAGGTCCGGTCGCAGGACAGATCCTTGGTGAATGGGGTGCGGATGTCATTCATGTTGAACGAGCCGGAGTAGGGGATGTTACCAGGACAAACGGGCCTTTTTATAAAGGAGAAAGTCTTTATTACAGAGTTTTTAATCGTGATAAAAGATCGGTTACCTTGGATATTACAAAACCGGAAGGGTTAGAAACAATTTTAAAAATGATTGAAAAATCCGATGTGTTTCTGACAAATTACCGTGTTGCGTTTTTGGAAAAATGTGGTCTGACCTATGAAAAAATCAAGGAAAGAAATCCAAAAATAATTGCTTGTTATATCAGTGGCTTCGGACTTTACGGACGCTATAAAGATAAGAAAGCGCTGGATATGGTGATGCAGTCAATGTCCGGACTGATGGACTGTACGGGAGATCCGGATGGTCATCCACAAAAGATCGGGACGATTATCGGGGATTATATTGGCGGATATCAGGCGGCACTCGGAATCTCAATTGCATTGCTTGGCAGAGAGCGTACCGGAAAAGGACAGTTGGTCGATATTGCAATTACCGATGCTTTGATCTGTGGCTTGGAATGGAGAATCCCGGAATATCGGCTCACAGGAAAAACAACGGAGCGTACTGGCAATCGCAGACCTACGGTAGCGCCGTGCAATCTTTATAAGACAAAGGACAGCTATATCTATATTGCAGCTGCCAGTCAGAAGATGTTTGAGAAGCTTTCGGAGCTGATCGGGGATGAGCGGCTGCATTCACCGGAGTTTGCGAATAACACCCTACGGGTTCAGAATGTGGAAAAATTAGACGCAATTGTTTCAGAGTGGTTGAAAGATAAGACGAGAGCAGAAGCATTGGATATGGTTGAGAAAGCTGGGGTCCCAAATGGGCCGCTCCTGTCGCCGGCTGATCTTGCGAATGATGATTATGTAGATGAAAAAGGGGTCGTCTTTGAGATTGACGACCCGGTGCTTGGAAAAATTCCGACAATGGGAACGCCCATTAAAATGGGTTCCGGATACCGGACAAATCATATTGCTCCGCCTACTTTGGGGCAGCACAATCATGAAGTCTATGAGGAGTATTTAGGTTGGGATGCCGCAAAAGTAGACGAAATGAAGAAAGCGGGGATTATCTGA
- a CDS encoding thiolase family protein, which produces MEKENVYIMGAVRTAIGKYGGSLKSVPAHQMGAAIIKEVLKRANVTGDMVDGVVLGEVRQSTEASNIARCAALEAGLPETVPGFTVNRLCASAMQAIYSGSLLIWHGDADVMITGGTENMSRAPHYLRNERWGNGPLTLIDSNIEGGTTDQPYSIYGSDLSMPKTAENVAEQFHISREEQDKFSVESQRRAAVAIEKGYFKDEILPLEIKEKKRTFIFDTDEFPRPGTTMEILSKLRPIVKPDGTVTAGNSCGRNDGAAALVLMSEKKVKETGLKPLARIVDITGAALDPKIMGYGPVISTRKIMKRTGMTVDQFDQIELNEAFASQSVACIRDLGLDPEKVNINGGAIALGHPLGCTGARLIVTLLHNLQRTNGRYGLATLCIGGGQSMATIIERL; this is translated from the coding sequence ATGGAAAAAGAAAACGTTTATATCATGGGAGCCGTCCGTACAGCAATCGGTAAATACGGTGGATCTCTCAAAAGTGTTCCTGCTCATCAAATGGGAGCCGCCATTATTAAGGAAGTTTTAAAACGTGCAAATGTTACAGGTGATATGGTCGACGGTGTTGTTTTAGGAGAGGTTCGTCAAAGCACCGAGGCTTCTAATATTGCAAGATGTGCTGCTTTGGAAGCTGGTCTTCCGGAAACAGTCCCTGGATTCACCGTAAATCGGTTGTGTGCTTCTGCAATGCAGGCCATTTACAGCGGCAGTCTTCTCATCTGGCATGGCGATGCAGATGTAATGATTACCGGCGGCACCGAAAACATGAGCCGCGCACCCCATTATCTTAGAAATGAACGCTGGGGAAACGGTCCTCTTACCCTTATTGATTCCAATATTGAGGGCGGCACAACCGACCAGCCTTACAGTATTTATGGTAGCGATCTCAGCATGCCAAAAACTGCTGAAAACGTCGCAGAGCAGTTCCACATCTCCCGTGAGGAGCAGGATAAATTCTCTGTAGAAAGCCAGCGTCGTGCAGCCGTCGCAATTGAAAAGGGATACTTTAAGGATGAAATTCTTCCGCTGGAAATTAAAGAAAAGAAACGTACTTTCATCTTTGATACCGATGAATTCCCCCGCCCTGGAACTACAATGGAAATTCTTTCGAAGCTTCGTCCAATTGTAAAGCCAGACGGAACAGTTACTGCAGGCAACTCCTGCGGACGTAACGATGGTGCAGCTGCTCTGGTTCTTATGTCCGAAAAGAAAGTAAAAGAAACCGGCCTCAAGCCGCTCGCAAGAATCGTTGATATTACAGGTGCTGCGCTTGATCCTAAAATCATGGGATATGGACCGGTCATTTCCACCCGCAAAATCATGAAACGTACCGGCATGACAGTCGATCAGTTTGATCAGATAGAGCTTAACGAAGCATTCGCTTCTCAGTCAGTCGCCTGCATCCGCGATTTGGGACTTGATCCTGAAAAAGTAAATATCAACGGCGGTGCAATTGCTCTTGGTCATCCGCTCGGCTGCACCGGTGCCCGTTTGATTGTCACCCTGCTGCACAACCTGCAGAGAACCAATGGCCGTTATGGTCTTGCTACTCTCTGCATCGGCGGCGGACAGTCCATGGCAACCATCATCGAAAGACTTTAA
- a CDS encoding 3-hydroxyacyl-CoA dehydrogenase family protein: MTIDQIKTVVVIGAGAMGQQIAMNTALNGRAKNYKIIICDSFPSAVEKAQKWAAEYLKGRVAKCRITQEECDQISENLSFSNDVNASAAKADFIIEAIIEDLKIKRELFQRISKLCKPDTIIGTNSSNMVSSKFADVTTNPERLLNVHYFNPALVMKLVEIVRGPHTSENTIQTAKAFAASTGKSPIIINKEIPGFVANRINAAVTHEACSLLEKGIASVEDIDTACEKGLNYPMGPFKLMDLTGIDVNYYVRRDRYAESGDEYDKPSPLVVEKFKKGEFGRKTGKGWYDYTNQSKK; encoded by the coding sequence ATGACTATTGATCAGATAAAAACAGTGGTTGTAATTGGTGCAGGCGCCATGGGGCAGCAGATTGCTATGAATACTGCTCTCAATGGACGTGCAAAAAATTATAAGATTATTATCTGTGATTCCTTCCCAAGTGCTGTAGAAAAAGCACAAAAATGGGCCGCAGAATATCTGAAAGGCCGCGTTGCAAAATGTCGTATCACTCAGGAAGAGTGTGATCAAATCAGCGAAAATCTTTCCTTCTCCAATGATGTGAATGCTTCTGCAGCAAAAGCAGATTTCATCATTGAAGCCATCATCGAAGATTTGAAGATTAAGCGCGAACTTTTCCAGAGAATCAGCAAGCTCTGCAAACCCGACACTATTATCGGTACCAACAGTTCCAACATGGTTAGTTCCAAATTTGCCGATGTTACCACCAATCCGGAACGTCTTTTAAATGTTCATTATTTCAATCCCGCTTTGGTCATGAAGCTGGTAGAAATTGTTCGCGGACCACATACTTCTGAAAATACCATTCAAACTGCAAAGGCCTTCGCAGCAAGCACCGGAAAATCTCCGATTATCATTAACAAAGAAATTCCTGGATTTGTTGCAAACCGTATCAACGCAGCTGTTACCCATGAAGCCTGCTCTCTTTTAGAAAAAGGAATTGCTTCTGTTGAAGACATTGACACTGCCTGCGAAAAAGGACTCAACTACCCGATGGGGCCCTTTAAACTGATGGATTTGACCGGCATTGATGTCAACTATTATGTCCGCCGCGATCGCTACGCCGAGAGCGGAGACGAATACGATAAGCCCAGCCCGCTTGTCGTTGAAAAGTTCAAAAAAGGTGAGTTTGGAAGAAAAACCGGAAAAGGCTGGTATGATTACACAAACCAATCAAAAAAATAA
- a CDS encoding SLC13 family permease produces MASSTIAIIITVITMIIFMIDKLPMSVTACLCALAMGIALPEMKLSQIYSGFGGSSIVMVAGMMIVGDALFQTGIAQRLGAKIGKLKIAQNEKWFIVLIVIICTIMSAFMSNSGCIAMWMPIIAAVAAGSNGKIRSKMVIMPAGIACIVGGGSTLTGSVSQVTANSILMGTAGYEAGMGVFDMTRVMWSVCIVQVLFWATIGYPILKKVLKPESPDFDKGNSFAEASASLDMSEFNKIPKWKGTMSLVVMAFCVIAFILSGFKPFNKYLDIADIAMIGSMILFVTRTISVKKTLASMDWNILIMVGAITALGTGLDVSGGGKVIADAILGLFGGASASVTILMVVLVVLSSVLTNFMQNGGVAAMLTPIYISLALSLGISPLPFVIAIGITTNLAICTPIGTAVNMQILPAGYKFSDYVKIGGPLFIIMVAMVAVLCPLILF; encoded by the coding sequence ATGGCATCAAGTACTATTGCAATCATTATCACTGTCATTACAATGATCATTTTTATGATCGACAAATTACCTATGAGTGTAACTGCCTGCCTTTGTGCATTGGCAATGGGCATTGCGCTCCCTGAGATGAAACTGTCTCAAATTTATTCCGGATTCGGCGGCAGCTCTATTGTCATGGTTGCCGGCATGATGATTGTCGGCGACGCACTATTTCAAACCGGCATTGCACAACGTCTGGGCGCCAAAATCGGCAAGTTGAAAATTGCTCAGAATGAAAAATGGTTTATCGTTTTGATTGTTATCATTTGCACGATTATGTCCGCATTTATGAGCAACTCCGGCTGTATTGCCATGTGGATGCCGATTATTGCAGCTGTCGCTGCCGGCTCCAACGGAAAAATCCGTTCCAAGATGGTGATTATGCCTGCCGGTATCGCCTGCATCGTCGGCGGCGGTTCCACTCTGACTGGTTCTGTTTCTCAGGTAACTGCAAACTCTATCTTGATGGGAACTGCTGGCTATGAAGCTGGAATGGGCGTCTTTGATATGACCCGTGTCATGTGGTCAGTCTGTATCGTTCAAGTCCTTTTCTGGGCTACTATTGGCTATCCAATTTTGAAAAAAGTTCTCAAACCAGAAAGCCCAGATTTTGACAAAGGCAATTCCTTTGCAGAAGCTTCTGCTAGTCTCGATATGAGCGAGTTTAACAAGATTCCAAAATGGAAGGGAACCATGTCTCTTGTTGTCATGGCGTTTTGTGTTATTGCCTTTATTCTGAGCGGATTTAAGCCTTTCAATAAATATTTGGATATTGCAGATATTGCTATGATTGGCTCTATGATTTTGTTTGTCACAAGAACAATTTCTGTTAAAAAAACACTTGCCAGCATGGATTGGAACATTCTAATTATGGTTGGCGCAATTACCGCTTTAGGTACTGGCCTTGATGTTTCCGGCGGCGGCAAAGTTATTGCAGATGCAATTCTTGGTCTGTTTGGTGGAGCATCTGCTTCTGTCACAATCCTTATGGTAGTTCTAGTCGTTCTCTCCAGTGTCCTTACAAACTTTATGCAGAACGGCGGTGTTGCCGCAATGCTGACTCCTATTTATATTTCTTTGGCTCTAAGCCTTGGAATTAGTCCACTCCCGTTCGTTATTGCAATCGGCATCACCACGAACCTTGCAATCTGCACTCCTATCGGTACTGCTGTGAACATGCAGATCCTGCCGGCAGGCTACAAGTTCAGCGATTATGTAAAGATTGGCGGACCGCTCTTCATTATCATGGTTGCTATGGTTGCCGTTCTTTGTCCTCTGATTTTATTCTAA
- the rplQ gene encoding 50S ribosomal protein L17, which produces MPGTRKLGRATDSRTAMLRAMVTFLLENGKIETTVSRAKDVRAMAEKMITVAKEDNLHNRRLVLGFVTKEDVVNKLFTEIAPKYAERNGGYCRITKLGPRRGDAAEMAIIELL; this is translated from the coding sequence ATGCCAGGAACCAGAAAGCTCGGAAGAGCTACTGATAGCAGAACAGCTATGCTGCGCGCAATGGTGACCTTTCTGTTAGAAAATGGAAAGATCGAGACGACAGTCTCCCGTGCCAAAGACGTTCGCGCCATGGCAGAAAAAATGATCACGGTCGCCAAGGAAGATAATCTTCATAATCGGCGTCTCGTATTAGGTTTCGTGACCAAGGAGGATGTCGTGAATAAATTGTTCACCGAGATCGCTCCAAAGTATGCGGAGCGTAACGGCGGATATTGCCGGATCACAAAACTCGGACCTCGCCGCGGCGATGCCGCAGAGATGGCCATTATCGAGCTGCTCTGA
- a CDS encoding DNA-directed RNA polymerase subunit alpha, translating into MIEIEKPKIQTEELKEDGTYGRFVVEPLERGFGTTLGNSLRRVLLSSLPGVACTSIKIDGVVHEFSTIPGIKEDVTEIVLNIKNLTAKLHCDGSKTVEISAEGPCEVTADSIKCDSEVEILNPELHIATLGEGAKLQMELTLDHGRGYVPAERNKQNMTNIAIGELPVDSIYTPVSKVNFNVEPTRVGQSIDFDKLTLEVWTNGVIGAQEAISLAAKVLTEHLNLFVNLSDSGSNTEIMVEKDDKGKEKILEMTIEELDLSVRSFNCLKRAGINTVGDLINKSEEDMMKVRNLGRKSLEEVVWKMASLGFNLRKDDE; encoded by the coding sequence ATGATCGAGATTGAAAAGCCCAAAATTCAAACGGAAGAGCTAAAAGAAGACGGCACCTATGGCAGATTTGTTGTAGAGCCGTTAGAGCGCGGCTTCGGTACCACCTTGGGCAATAGCCTTCGGCGAGTGCTTTTGTCTTCACTGCCGGGTGTGGCATGTACGTCAATTAAAATTGATGGAGTTGTTCATGAGTTTTCCACAATTCCGGGCATTAAAGAAGACGTTACAGAAATCGTGCTGAATATCAAGAATTTGACTGCGAAGCTGCATTGCGATGGATCCAAAACTGTTGAGATTTCTGCAGAAGGTCCCTGCGAAGTAACTGCCGATTCTATTAAATGTGACAGTGAAGTAGAGATTTTGAATCCGGAACTGCATATTGCTACTCTGGGAGAAGGCGCTAAACTTCAGATGGAGTTGACGCTGGATCATGGCCGCGGCTATGTGCCTGCAGAGCGGAATAAGCAGAATATGACGAATATTGCAATCGGCGAATTGCCGGTAGATTCTATTTATACCCCTGTTTCTAAGGTGAACTTTAACGTAGAGCCCACCCGTGTGGGGCAGAGCATCGATTTCGATAAACTGACCCTTGAAGTGTGGACCAACGGCGTTATCGGCGCTCAGGAAGCAATTTCTCTGGCCGCAAAAGTCCTGACGGAACACCTGAATTTATTTGTAAATCTGTCCGACAGTGGCAGCAATACAGAGATCATGGTGGAAAAGGACGATAAGGGCAAAGAGAAGATTCTGGAGATGACGATCGAGGAATTGGATTTGTCCGTCCGTTCCTTTAATTGCCTGAAGCGTGCGGGCATCAACACCGTCGGCGACCTGATCAATAAGTCCGAAGAGGACATGATGAAGGTGCGCAACCTCGGACGTAAATCTCTGGAAGAAGTCGTCTGGAAGATGGCTTCTCTAGGTTTCAATCTGCGTAAGGACGACGAATAA